The Saccharopolyspora gloriosae genome window below encodes:
- a CDS encoding methylmalonyl-CoA mutase family protein — translation MAPSDRLSTTSSPRPSLSLGGEFPEPTHRQWLDQVEKVLRRTGRIAEGDAAPDDPSELLATRTYDGVAVRPLYSAEDRAGADASGSGLPGFAPFVRGSRPQGSVAEGWDVRQSHGNPDASVSNREVLADLHGGVTSLVLRLGEGGIAVDALPDVLNGVHLDMIGVVLDAGEQAASAADAFLEVAAEQGVAPSALRGNLGADPLGVQARTGREVGSEQAVELAKRCAAEHPGLRAVVVDALPFHDAGGSDGEELGASLAAGVTYLRWLTEAGLDVDTACGLLEFRYAATADQFSTIAKLRAARRAWAQVARRCGASESARAQQQHAVTSSAMLTRRDPWVNMLRATIATFAAGVGGAQAVTVQPFDAAIGSPDEFSRRVARNTQALLLDESHLAQVIDPAGGSWYVEELTDELANAAWAWFQEIERAGGLPEALRSGLVADRLASTWQKRKAAVADRSDPITGVSEFPNLAEQPLRREPAPEPPSGGLPRVRYAEEFEALRDAADARPERPEVFLATLGPLATYTARASFARNLFAAGGLEASEAGPTESTADVLAAYAEHPAPVVCLCSADGVYAERAAETASALKEAGAESVLLAGKPGHGLNNVDGHVFAGCDAIQVLRAAHRTLGVE, via the coding sequence ATGGCGCCCTCCGACAGGCTCTCGACGACGAGCAGCCCCCGGCCCAGCCTCAGCCTGGGCGGCGAATTCCCCGAGCCCACGCACCGGCAGTGGCTCGATCAGGTGGAGAAGGTCCTGCGCAGGACCGGCCGCATCGCGGAAGGTGATGCTGCCCCCGACGATCCGTCGGAGCTGCTCGCGACGCGGACCTACGACGGGGTCGCGGTGCGCCCGCTGTACTCCGCCGAGGACCGCGCCGGCGCGGACGCGTCCGGTTCGGGGCTGCCGGGCTTCGCCCCGTTCGTGCGGGGCAGCCGGCCGCAGGGCTCGGTCGCGGAGGGCTGGGACGTGCGCCAGTCGCACGGGAACCCGGATGCGTCGGTGTCGAACCGGGAGGTCTTGGCCGATCTCCACGGCGGTGTCACGTCGCTGGTGCTGCGGCTCGGCGAGGGCGGGATCGCGGTGGACGCGCTGCCGGACGTGCTCAACGGCGTGCACTTGGACATGATCGGCGTGGTGCTGGACGCGGGTGAGCAGGCCGCGAGCGCCGCCGACGCCTTCCTGGAGGTCGCCGCCGAGCAGGGCGTGGCGCCGAGCGCGCTGCGCGGCAACCTCGGTGCCGATCCGCTGGGCGTGCAGGCGCGCACGGGACGTGAGGTCGGCTCGGAGCAGGCGGTGGAGCTGGCGAAGCGCTGCGCCGCCGAGCACCCGGGTCTGCGGGCGGTCGTGGTGGACGCGCTGCCGTTCCACGACGCGGGCGGTTCGGACGGCGAGGAGCTCGGTGCTTCGCTGGCCGCGGGCGTCACCTACCTGCGCTGGCTGACCGAGGCGGGGTTGGACGTGGACACCGCGTGCGGCCTGCTGGAGTTCCGCTACGCGGCGACCGCCGATCAGTTCTCGACGATCGCGAAGCTGCGCGCCGCGCGGCGCGCGTGGGCTCAGGTGGCGCGCCGGTGCGGTGCGTCGGAATCGGCGCGGGCGCAGCAGCAGCACGCGGTGACGTCCTCGGCGATGCTGACGCGGCGCGACCCGTGGGTGAACATGCTGCGCGCGACGATCGCGACGTTCGCCGCCGGTGTGGGCGGGGCGCAGGCGGTGACGGTGCAGCCGTTCGACGCGGCCATCGGTTCGCCGGACGAGTTCTCCCGCCGGGTCGCGCGCAACACGCAGGCGCTGCTGCTCGACGAGTCGCACTTGGCGCAGGTCATCGACCCGGCCGGGGGTTCCTGGTACGTGGAGGAGCTGACCGACGAGCTGGCGAACGCGGCGTGGGCGTGGTTCCAGGAGATCGAGCGCGCGGGCGGGCTGCCGGAGGCGTTGCGCTCCGGGCTGGTCGCCGACCGGCTCGCGTCGACTTGGCAGAAGCGCAAGGCGGCGGTCGCCGATCGCTCCGACCCGATCACGGGAGTGAGCGAGTTCCCGAACCTCGCCGAGCAGCCGTTGCGGCGCGAACCCGCGCCGGAGCCGCCGTCGGGCGGCTTGCCGAGGGTGCGCTACGCGGAGGAGTTCGAGGCGCTGCGCGACGCCGCCGACGCCCGCCCGGAGCGCCCGGAGGTCTTCCTCGCCACGCTGGGCCCGCTGGCCACCTACACGGCGCGGGCGTCGTTCGCCCGCAACCTGTTCGCCGCCGGTGGCCTGGAGGCTAGCGAGGCCGGGCCGACGGAGTCCACCGCGGACGTCCTCGCCGCCTACGCCGAGCACCCCGCTCCGGTGGTGTGCTTGTGCTCGGCGGACGGGGTCTACGCCGAGCGCGCCGCCGAGACGGCGAGCGCGCTCAAGGAGGCGGGCGCGGAAAGCGTGCTGCTGGCCGGAAAACCCGGCCATGGACTGAACAATGTGGACGGTCACGTGTTCGCCGGGTGCGACGCGATCCAGGTTCTGCGCGCGGCGCACCGCACGTTGGGAGTCGAGTGA
- a CDS encoding DEAD/DEAH box helicase — MKLTDHLPSAPDPDVLLDAFTTWTTGQGIELYPAQEEALMEVVTGANVILSTPTGSGKSLVATGAHFTALADGKRSYYTAPIKALVSEKFFALVDVFGAENVGMMTGDSSVNADAPIICCTAEILANLALRDGEQADVGQVVMDEFHFYAEPERGWAWQVPLLELPQAQFVLMSATLGDVARFEKDLVARTGRSTAVVSSAERPIPLTFRYALTPLHETIEELLGGNQAPVYVVYFNQASAMEQAQGLMSVNVASREQRNKIAEAIGDFRFTAGFGKTLSRLVRHGIGVHHAGMLPKYRRLVEQLAQAGLLKIICGTDTLGVGINVPIRTVLLTGLTKYDGVRTRHLKAREFHQIAGRAGRAGYDTAGYVVVQAPEHVIENEKALAKAGEDPKKRRKVVRKQAPEGFVSWSEKTFDKLVEAEPEPLVSSFQVSHSMLLNVINRPGDAFAAMKHLLTENHEDRPAQRRHILRAIAIYRALLAADVVEQLDEPDEQGRRVRLTVDLQFDFALNQPLSPFALAAIELLDVDSPGYPLDVLSVIESTLDNPRQVLSAQQFKARGEAVAQMKADGIEYDERMELLEDVTYPKPLQDILEAAYEMYRKGHPWVAEHELSPKSVARDMFERAMNFVEFVNHYGLARSEGLVLRYLADVYKALRHTVPADAKTEELTDLIEWLGELVRQVDSSLLDEWERLRNPGAEPTADAAPVDEGPARVTQNKRAFRVQVRNALFRRVELAARRWTTPLGELDPEFGAEAWEEALDGYFAEYDEIGTDADARGPAMLMITEESRRWLVRQIFADPAGDHDWGISAEVDLAASDEEGAAVIRVQAVDQQ, encoded by the coding sequence ATGAAGCTCACGGACCACCTCCCCAGCGCACCTGACCCCGACGTCCTGCTCGACGCCTTCACGACCTGGACGACGGGGCAGGGCATCGAGCTCTACCCGGCGCAGGAAGAAGCGCTGATGGAGGTGGTGACCGGGGCGAACGTCATCCTCAGCACCCCCACCGGCTCCGGCAAGAGCCTCGTCGCCACCGGCGCGCACTTCACCGCGCTGGCCGACGGCAAGCGCAGCTACTACACCGCGCCGATCAAGGCGCTGGTCTCGGAGAAGTTCTTCGCGCTGGTCGACGTCTTCGGTGCCGAGAACGTGGGCATGATGACCGGCGACAGCAGCGTGAACGCCGACGCGCCGATCATCTGCTGCACCGCCGAGATCCTGGCGAACCTGGCGCTGCGCGACGGCGAGCAGGCCGACGTGGGCCAGGTCGTGATGGACGAGTTCCACTTCTACGCCGAGCCGGAGCGCGGCTGGGCGTGGCAGGTGCCGCTGCTGGAACTGCCGCAGGCCCAGTTCGTGCTGATGTCGGCGACGCTGGGCGACGTCGCCCGGTTCGAGAAGGACCTGGTGGCGCGCACCGGCCGGTCGACGGCCGTGGTGAGCTCCGCGGAACGGCCCATCCCGCTGACGTTCCGCTACGCGCTCACCCCGCTGCACGAGACGATCGAGGAGCTCCTGGGCGGCAACCAGGCTCCCGTCTACGTCGTGTACTTCAACCAGGCGTCCGCGATGGAGCAGGCGCAGGGCCTGATGAGCGTGAACGTCGCCTCCCGCGAGCAGCGGAACAAGATCGCCGAGGCGATCGGGGACTTCCGGTTCACCGCCGGGTTCGGCAAGACCTTGTCGCGGCTGGTGCGCCACGGCATCGGCGTGCACCACGCGGGGATGCTGCCGAAGTACCGGCGGCTCGTGGAGCAGCTCGCCCAGGCGGGCCTGCTGAAGATCATCTGTGGGACGGACACGCTCGGCGTCGGCATCAACGTGCCGATCCGCACCGTGCTGCTGACCGGGCTGACCAAGTACGACGGGGTGCGCACCCGGCACCTGAAGGCGCGCGAGTTCCACCAGATCGCCGGTCGCGCCGGTCGCGCGGGCTACGACACCGCGGGCTACGTGGTCGTGCAGGCCCCGGAACACGTGATCGAGAACGAGAAGGCGCTGGCCAAGGCGGGGGAGGACCCGAAGAAGCGGCGCAAGGTGGTGCGCAAGCAGGCGCCCGAGGGCTTCGTGTCGTGGAGCGAGAAGACCTTCGACAAGCTCGTCGAGGCCGAACCGGAACCGCTGGTCTCCAGCTTCCAGGTCAGTCACTCCATGCTGCTCAACGTCATCAACCGGCCCGGCGACGCGTTCGCGGCGATGAAGCACCTGCTCACCGAGAACCACGAGGACCGCCCGGCGCAGCGCAGGCACATCCTGCGCGCCATCGCGATCTACCGCGCCCTGCTGGCCGCGGACGTGGTGGAGCAGCTCGACGAGCCCGACGAGCAGGGCCGCCGGGTGCGGCTGACCGTGGACCTGCAGTTCGACTTCGCGCTCAACCAGCCGCTGTCGCCGTTCGCGCTGGCCGCGATCGAACTGCTCGACGTGGACTCGCCCGGCTACCCGCTGGACGTGCTCTCCGTCATCGAGTCCACATTGGACAATCCGAGGCAGGTGCTGTCCGCGCAGCAGTTCAAGGCGCGCGGCGAGGCCGTGGCGCAGATGAAGGCCGACGGCATCGAGTACGACGAGCGGATGGAACTGCTCGAGGACGTCACCTACCCCAAGCCGCTGCAGGACATCCTCGAAGCGGCCTACGAGATGTACCGCAAGGGCCACCCGTGGGTCGCCGAGCACGAGCTGTCGCCGAAGTCCGTGGCGCGCGACATGTTCGAGCGGGCGATGAACTTCGTCGAGTTCGTCAACCACTACGGCCTGGCCCGCTCCGAAGGCCTCGTGCTGCGCTACCTCGCCGACGTCTACAAGGCGCTGCGCCACACGGTGCCCGCCGACGCGAAGACCGAAGAGCTCACCGACCTCATCGAATGGCTCGGCGAACTCGTGCGCCAGGTCGACTCCAGCCTGCTCGACGAGTGGGAACGGCTGCGCAACCCCGGCGCCGAACCCACAGCCGACGCCGCCCCGGTCGACGAGGGCCCGGCCCGCGTCACGCAGAACAAGCGGGCGTTCCGGGTGCAGGTGCGCAACGCGCTGTTCCGCCGCGTCGAGCTCGCCGCCCGCCGCTGGACCACGCCGCTGGGCGAACTCGACCCCGAGTTCGGCGCCGAAGCGTGGGAGGAAGCCCTGGACGGCTACTTCGCCGAATACGACGAGATCGGCACCGACGCCGACGCGCGCGGCCCCGCCATGCTGATGATCACCGAGGAGTCGCGGCGCTGGCTGGTGCGGCAGATCTTCGCCGACCCCGCCGGGGACCACGACTGGGGCATCAGCGCCGAGGTCGACCTCGCCGCCTCCGACGAAGAGGGCGCCGCCGTGATCCGGGTCCAGGCCGTGGACCAGCAATAA
- a CDS encoding SAM-dependent methyltransferase: protein MTSTHEQWDIVSGVGITALAVAEGRAAESAREDRLINDPYARALVDAADAPQLASAEAQELMRGMVSDYMGVRTRFFDEFFLRAAAGGCGQAVILASGLDTRAFRLAWPSGVRVFEIDQPKVLEFKDRTLDDIGAKPAAERHAVAVDLRDDWASALQDAGFDTSVPTAWLAEGLLPYLPVDAEAQLLDTIHRFSAPGSRLSIEHVAGDRDQMLGDEIRKVSDQWGIDLPSLFSVEDRPDPGDVLTGKGWTVRRDPSTEIAAGYGRTFSGVQEMFHEQSQMLTARLEG, encoded by the coding sequence GTGACCAGCACGCACGAGCAATGGGACATCGTTTCCGGAGTCGGGATCACCGCCCTCGCCGTGGCGGAAGGCCGCGCCGCCGAATCGGCCCGCGAGGACCGGCTGATCAACGACCCGTACGCCCGCGCCCTGGTGGACGCCGCCGACGCGCCCCAGCTCGCCAGCGCCGAAGCGCAAGAGCTGATGCGCGGCATGGTGTCGGACTACATGGGCGTGCGGACCCGGTTCTTCGACGAGTTCTTCCTGCGCGCCGCCGCGGGCGGTTGCGGCCAGGCCGTGATCCTCGCGTCCGGCCTGGACACCCGCGCGTTCCGGCTGGCCTGGCCGAGCGGCGTGCGGGTCTTCGAAATCGACCAGCCGAAAGTGCTGGAGTTCAAGGACCGGACCCTCGACGACATCGGCGCGAAGCCCGCCGCCGAACGGCACGCCGTCGCCGTCGACCTGCGGGACGACTGGGCGAGCGCGCTCCAAGACGCCGGGTTCGACACCTCGGTGCCCACGGCCTGGCTCGCCGAAGGCCTGCTGCCCTACCTCCCCGTGGACGCCGAAGCGCAGCTGCTCGACACCATCCACCGGTTCTCCGCGCCGGGCAGCCGCCTGTCCATCGAGCACGTCGCCGGTGACCGCGACCAGATGCTCGGCGACGAGATCCGGAAGGTCTCCGACCAGTGGGGCATCGACCTGCCGTCGCTGTTCAGCGTCGAAGACCGCCCCGACCCCGGCGACGTGCTCACCGGCAAGGGCTGGACCGTGCGCCGCGACCCCAGCACGGAGATCGCCGCCGGCTACGGCCGAACGTTCTCCGGCGTCCAGGAGATGTTCCACGAGCAGAGCCAAATGCTCACCGCCCGCCTGGAAGGCTGA
- a CDS encoding universal stress protein: MPQTVVAGIDGSEESKRALRWAAEYVTKVGGLVHAITVWHQPVQFGYRLPTPDAELEQRARKLLDDTTEAIKAEFPKVDIRPRLVRGHVIDELVGLSPQADMMVVGNKGHGAFTGMMVGSVALKLVHHARCPVLVVR, encoded by the coding sequence ATGCCGCAGACCGTGGTAGCAGGTATCGACGGGTCCGAGGAGTCCAAGCGGGCGCTGCGCTGGGCCGCCGAGTACGTCACGAAGGTGGGCGGACTCGTGCACGCCATCACCGTGTGGCACCAGCCCGTCCAGTTCGGCTACCGGCTGCCCACTCCGGACGCCGAGCTCGAACAGCGCGCCCGCAAGCTGCTCGACGACACGACCGAAGCCATCAAGGCCGAGTTCCCGAAGGTCGACATCCGCCCCCGCCTCGTGCGCGGCCACGTCATCGACGAACTGGTGGGGCTCTCCCCGCAGGCGGACATGATGGTCGTCGGCAACAAGGGCCACGGCGCCTTCACCGGCATGATGGTCGGCTCCGTAGCCCTCAAACTCGTCCACCACGCCCGCTGCCCCGTCCTCGTCGTGCGCTGA
- a CDS encoding NB-ARC domain-containing protein: MQAGNVGGDITLNIGAPTSLTSTGVVPTPPNRVVPRPELSDRLVDKLLSDEDDDVVALVGVAGAGGFGKTTLAAAVCRQERVLRQFPDGVLWVTLGEQVQEADLAGKINDLTVRVSGHRPLLTDPEQAGQHLGAILDNAECLLVVDDVWRASQLAPFLHGGRSCRRLVTTRMRDVLPTGTAQVAVDAMTPQQARTVLSEGLPASSDKAWEPLLARTGGWPVLMTLANRAVRKYLQRGLPVPEATKRVGDRLAAKGPTALDITNANQRSLAVAATVEVSLSLLAEENHHLLERFLELAVFPEDAVIPQRTLEVFWGHTAGLDDDDVEQLCMQLDDLSLVQGYSLNATPRLQLHDVIGDYLRHRAGLRLTYYHRSLLDAHRAELTRTNGTTAWWELPRSEPYLWRTLSHHLHHADRNEELDTTVCNIRWLLAVLHRDGPAAVENDLAHVNAPLGAALRRVITQNAHLLAPVEPDNALAATLLSRLHGYSDLTDYVAAAITAVPGPYLSSVWPLPDTPHPALQRVLTGHPEPVITTAISPDGTWLATGSEDGTVRLWSAEGASIATLHGHSHSVMAVVISPDGTWLASASSDRTIRLWEGDGTPIGALTGHTRGVMAVAISPDSTWLATGSEDRTVRLWSAEGAPIATLHGHSHAVTAVSISPDGTWLAAGSHYGAVRTWSSDGSHLATLTGHTGRVTAVSISPDGTWLATSSYDGSVRRWSSDGSHLATLTGHTDWVTAVSISPDGTWLATSSYDGSVRRWSSDGTHLATLTGHTGKVTAVSISFDGTWLVTGSEDCTVRRWTVGGTETATLTSHTSTITTMAISPDGNWLATGSDEGTVYRWANNGSLVATLTGHTGKVTAVSISLDGTWLVTGSEDCTVRRWTVGGTETATLTSHTSTITTMAISPDGNWLATGSEDRTVRLWSSDGAPIAALTDHTDAVTAVAISPDGTWLATASRDRTVRLWESDGTPIAILTGHFNGVTSVAISPDGTWLASGSNDRSARLWHREGNHIATLTGHTKRVTTVKISPDSRWLATGSDDGTVRRWASDGTPISTVADHSSRVTALEISPDDSWLASTGHDRIVRLWSQKKDMCVSALRVDADPVGAGWLPGSSECAVAGTAGPYVFRIIT, encoded by the coding sequence GTGCAGGCAGGAAACGTCGGGGGTGACATTACGCTGAACATCGGCGCCCCGACCTCGCTAACGAGCACTGGGGTCGTGCCGACCCCTCCGAACCGCGTGGTGCCCCGTCCGGAGCTGTCCGACCGCCTGGTGGATAAGTTGCTATCCGACGAAGATGACGACGTGGTCGCGCTGGTCGGTGTCGCCGGAGCAGGAGGTTTCGGGAAGACCACCTTGGCTGCCGCTGTTTGCCGGCAAGAACGTGTCCTGCGGCAGTTCCCGGACGGCGTCCTGTGGGTGACCCTCGGCGAGCAGGTACAAGAAGCTGACCTGGCTGGGAAGATCAACGATCTGACCGTACGAGTCTCAGGACATCGCCCTCTGCTGACAGACCCCGAACAAGCTGGTCAACACCTCGGCGCGATCCTTGACAATGCAGAGTGCCTACTGGTCGTGGACGACGTCTGGCGGGCATCTCAGTTGGCACCGTTCCTACATGGCGGACGATCATGCCGTCGTCTCGTTACCACCCGGATGCGCGACGTGCTACCAACGGGCACGGCTCAAGTAGCGGTCGATGCTATGACACCTCAGCAGGCACGCACCGTACTCAGCGAAGGATTGCCCGCCAGCTCTGACAAGGCTTGGGAGCCACTACTTGCCCGCACTGGAGGGTGGCCGGTTCTCATGACACTGGCCAACCGGGCGGTCAGGAAGTACCTCCAGCGGGGTTTGCCAGTCCCCGAAGCAACAAAAAGGGTCGGAGATCGACTGGCGGCGAAGGGGCCAACTGCCCTGGATATCACCAATGCGAACCAACGCAGCCTTGCGGTAGCCGCCACCGTAGAGGTAAGCCTGTCGTTACTCGCCGAGGAAAACCATCACCTGCTGGAACGTTTCCTGGAATTGGCAGTGTTCCCCGAGGACGCGGTGATACCCCAACGCACGTTGGAAGTATTTTGGGGCCACACCGCCGGGCTCGACGACGACGATGTCGAGCAGCTCTGCATGCAGCTGGATGATCTTTCGCTAGTACAGGGCTACAGCCTTAACGCAACCCCCAGACTGCAGTTGCACGATGTTATTGGAGATTACCTTCGGCACCGAGCCGGCCTCCGCCTCACGTATTACCATCGATCACTCCTCGATGCCCATCGCGCAGAATTGACACGTACGAATGGGACGACGGCATGGTGGGAACTTCCGAGGAGCGAACCTTACCTATGGCGAACCCTCTCTCACCACTTACATCACGCGGATCGAAACGAGGAGCTCGACACCACCGTTTGCAATATTCGCTGGCTCCTCGCCGTCCTACACCGTGACGGCCCCGCCGCCGTGGAAAATGATTTAGCACATGTCAACGCCCCCCTCGGGGCGGCCCTGCGACGCGTCATCACCCAGAACGCACATTTGCTGGCACCAGTGGAACCTGACAATGCGCTCGCAGCCACTTTGCTGTCCCGTTTACATGGATACTCGGATCTAACTGACTACGTTGCCGCAGCGATCACGGCAGTACCTGGCCCCTATTTGTCGTCCGTCTGGCCTTTGCCGGACACACCGCATCCCGCCCTGCAACGAGTTCTCACCGGCCACCCTGAGCCGGTCATCACCACCGCGATCAGTCCCGATGGCACTTGGTTGGCCACTGGAAGCGAGGATGGCACAGTGCGCCTTTGGTCAGCCGAGGGAGCCTCAATCGCCACCCTGCACGGCCACAGCCACTCGGTCATGGCAGTAGTGATCAGCCCCGACGGCACCTGGCTTGCCAGCGCCAGTAGTGATCGCACCATTCGCCTTTGGGAGGGCGATGGGACCCCTATCGGCGCTCTAACTGGTCACACTCGTGGGGTTATGGCGGTGGCAATCAGCCCCGACAGCACCTGGTTGGCCACGGGGAGCGAAGACCGCACAGTGCGCCTCTGGTCGGCCGAGGGAGCCCCAATCGCCACCCTGCACGGCCACAGCCATGCGGTGACAGCTGTGTCGATCAGCCCAGATGGCACCTGGCTCGCCGCCGGAAGTCATTACGGCGCAGTTCGCACTTGGTCTTCTGACGGCAGCCACCTCGCCACCCTTACCGGACACACCGGCAGGGTCACGGCTGTGTCGATCAGCCCGGATGGCACCTGGCTGGCAACAAGCAGCTACGACGGCTCTGTTCGGCGCTGGTCTTCTGACGGCAGCCACCTCGCCACCCTTACCGGACACACCGACTGGGTCACGGCTGTGTCGATCAGCCCGGATGGCACCTGGCTGGCAACAAGCAGCTACGACGGCTCTGTTCGGCGCTGGTCTTCTGACGGCACCCATCTCGCCACCCTTACCGGACACACCGGGAAAGTCACGGCCGTCTCGATCAGCTTCGACGGCACCTGGCTGGTCACCGGAAGCGAGGACTGCACCGTCCGACGATGGACCGTGGGAGGAACAGAAACCGCCACCCTCACAAGTCACACGAGCACGATCACAACTATGGCGATCAGCCCAGACGGCAACTGGCTCGCCACCGGAAGCGACGAAGGAACCGTTTACCGGTGGGCGAATAATGGCAGCCTTGTCGCCACCCTTACCGGACACACCGGGAAAGTCACGGCCGTCTCGATCAGCCTCGACGGCACCTGGCTGGTCACCGGAAGCGAGGACTGCACCGTCCGACGATGGACCGTGGGAGGAACAGAAACCGCCACCCTCACAAGTCACACGAGCACGATCACAACTATGGCGATCAGCCCAGACGGCAACTGGCTCGCCACCGGAAGCGAGGACCGCACCGTACGCCTCTGGTCCTCCGATGGGGCGCCCATCGCCGCTTTGACCGATCACACCGATGCTGTAACGGCAGTGGCGATCAGCCCCGACGGCACCTGGCTGGCCACTGCCAGTCGTGACCGCACCGTGCGCCTCTGGGAATCCGATGGGACCCCTATCGCCATTCTGACTGGTCACTTCAATGGGGTTACATCGGTGGCGATCAGCCCGGACGGCACCTGGCTGGCGAGCGGAAGCAACGATCGATCCGCGCGATTGTGGCACCGAGAAGGAAATCACATCGCCACGCTAACTGGGCACACTAAGAGGGTCACGACTGTGAAAATTAGTCCTGATAGCCGCTGGCTCGCCACAGGAAGCGACGATGGAACTGTGCGACGCTGGGCTTCTGATGGCACACCTATCTCAACAGTGGCCGATCATTCGAGCAGAGTCACAGCTCTGGAAATCAGCCCCGACGACTCCTGGCTAGCCAGCACCGGCCACGACCGCATTGTGCGCCTGTGGAGCCAAAAAAAGGACATGTGCGTGTCTGCACTAAGGGTGGACGCCGATCCAGTGGGAGCCGGATGGCTTCCTGGAAGTTCGGAGTGCGCCGTGGCGGGCACTGCCGGTCCATACGTATTTCGAATCATTACGTAA